One Littorina saxatilis isolate snail1 linkage group LG10, US_GU_Lsax_2.0, whole genome shotgun sequence DNA window includes the following coding sequences:
- the LOC138978748 gene encoding carbohydrate sulfotransferase 13-like → MLRFPVKKVVFGSGVCFVLLLLFRVWTSPKSENAFRSFGLEKGPIRHMAELEVRPQSQPPDTLDDTQRVERRFQHRREVLQSACRLYGNSSLFKQFRPAAGFQPFPPYRPVMNKTVYFCGIAKAASTTWSSFFSAIKVFMKAQGVQASNDWAPQSDGEKVYFTFVREPYSRLLSAYVDKLLTPNTLFWRVTGRRTVQKFRADASERSKRCGHDVTFPEFVNYVIDSQRTGENRDAHFVPTHDHCHMCSHPYRYIGHLETIKQDMPYITEAIGSPIQYGRTYDKDTIVQNARMVFLKDRRALVQRCMDLDEASRRLWKKYQIRGIIHKHERFPYARGAAANITLAEFVDKALKAYEASKDKPERKAQRVESLREAFAQIPLEDRIQLQQTLFLDFQMFGFDPFLEDVFPSQPYQPNRKFSYFKIYD, encoded by the exons AGTCAGAAAATGCATTTCGCTCCTTTGGACTTGAAAAAGGTCCAATTCGTCATATGGCCGAACTCGAG GTCCGGCCTCAGTCGCAACCGCCAGACACACTGGACGACACTCAGAGGGTAGAGAGACGTTTTCAACACCGAAGAGAGGTTCTCCAATCGGCGTGTAGGCTGTACGGGAATTCCTCCCTCTTCAAACAATTCAGGCCGGCCGCTGGCTTCCAGCCTTTCCCGCCGTACAGGCCCGTGATGAACAAGACGGTGTATTTCTGTGGAATCGCCAAGGCGGCCAGCACCACGTGGAGTAGCTTCTTCAGCGCCATCAAAGTTTTCATGAAGGCCCAGGGCGTGCAGGCTTCCAACGACTGGGCGCCGCAGAGTGACGGCGAGAAGGTCTACTTCACCTTCGTCCGAGAGCCGTACTCCCGACTCCTCTCCGCCTACGTGGACAAGCTGTTGACTCCCAACACGCTGTTCTGGAGGGTGACCGGGCGACGCACCGTGCAGAAGTTCAGAGCCGACGCTTCCGAGCGGAGCAAGCGCTGCGGCCATGACGTCACTTTTCCAGAGTTCGTCAATTACGTCATCGATTCGCAAAGGACCGGCGAGAACCGCGACGCGCACTTCGTCCCGACTCACGATCACTGTCACATGTGCAGCCACCCTTACCGGTACATAGGCCACCTGGAGACCATCAAACAAGACATGCCTTACATCACCGAAGCCATAGGGTCGCCCATACAGTACGGACGGACCTACGACAAGGACACCATCGTGCAGAACGCCAGGATGGTCTTCCTCAAGGACAGACGCGCCCTGGTGCAGAGGTGCATGGACTTGGACGAGGCCAGCCGCCGCCTGTGGAAGAAGTACCAGATCCGCGGAATCATACACAAGCATGAACGTTTCCCCTACGCCCGGGGAGCCGCCGCTAACATCACCTTGGCCGAGTTCGTTGACAAGGCGTTAAAGGCGTACGAAGCCTCTAAGGACAAGCCGGAGAGAAAAGCGCAGCGAGTAGAGTCGCTGAGAGAAGCCTTCGCTCAGATTCCGTTGGAAGATCGGATTCAGCTACAGCAAACACTGTTCTTAGATTTCCAGATGTTTGGTTTCGACCCTTTCCTGGAAGATGTGTTCCCCTCGCAGCCTTACCAACCGAACAGAAAGTTCAGTTATTTCAAAATTTATGACTGA